In Candidatus Methylomirabilota bacterium, the following are encoded in one genomic region:
- a CDS encoding 2OG-Fe(II) oxygenase: MSVNTDVAARLTALDWQAIEQSLWEWGYAKTPPVLTPAECAELIALYADDGRFRSRVDMARYKFGVGDYKYFDAPLPPLVEALRGHAYPALAAIANRWEAALGTATRYPPDLPSLLARCRQRGQTKPTPLLLHYEAGGYNCLHQDLYGDVVFPLQLTGFLSRPGVDYTGGEFLLIEQRPRAQSRGEAVATAQGEVVIFTTRSRPARGARGYYRAVMRHGVSRVRSGSRYTLGVIFHDAR; this comes from the coding sequence ATGAGCGTCAACACGGACGTCGCGGCCCGGCTCACGGCGCTCGACTGGCAGGCGATCGAGCAGTCGCTCTGGGAGTGGGGCTACGCGAAGACGCCGCCCGTGCTCACGCCCGCCGAGTGCGCCGAGCTGATCGCGCTCTACGCCGACGACGGCCGCTTCAGGAGCCGCGTGGACATGGCGCGGTACAAGTTCGGCGTGGGCGACTACAAGTACTTCGACGCGCCGCTGCCGCCGCTTGTCGAGGCGCTGCGCGGCCACGCCTACCCGGCGCTCGCGGCGATCGCGAACCGCTGGGAGGCCGCGCTGGGCACGGCGACACGCTACCCGCCCGATCTCCCGTCGCTTCTCGCCCGCTGCCGGCAGCGGGGCCAAACGAAGCCGACGCCGCTCCTCCTCCACTACGAGGCGGGCGGCTACAACTGCCTCCACCAGGACCTCTACGGCGACGTGGTCTTCCCCCTGCAGCTCACGGGCTTCCTCTCCCGCCCGGGCGTGGACTACACGGGGGGCGAGTTCCTGCTGATCGAGCAGCGGCCGCGCGCCCAGTCGCGCGGCGAGGCCGTGGCGACCGCGCAGGGCGAAGTCGTCATCTTCACGACGCGCTCCCGCCCCGCGCGGGGCGCGCGCGGCTACTACCGCGCCGTGATGCGGCACGGCGTGAGCCGCGTACGTTCCGGCTCGCGCTACACCCTCGGCGTCATCTTCCACGACGCACGGTGA
- a CDS encoding glycosyltransferase family 2 protein has translation MEVPSAKVPRVPTLSVVIPVYNERGTIEEILWRVQQVGIDKEVIVVDDGSTDGTRELLQQIVDSTASGEESTILPKTGHSLTTGNISIYLQPTNGGKGAALRRGFRHARGRIVIIQDADLEYNPQEYFQLIDPIERDLADVVYGSRFLGGPHRVLFYRHSLVNKALTHLSNIFTDLNLTDVWTCYKVFRREVLQGLTLREERFGFEPEVTAKIARMGCRVFEVPISYAGRTYEEGKKIGFRDAVSGLRCVFRYSLFG, from the coding sequence TTGGAAGTCCCCTCGGCAAAAGTTCCGCGCGTACCGACGCTGTCCGTCGTCATCCCGGTTTACAACGAGCGCGGCACGATCGAGGAAATTCTGTGGCGGGTCCAGCAGGTCGGGATCGACAAGGAAGTCATCGTCGTCGACGACGGCTCGACCGACGGGACACGCGAGCTCCTCCAGCAGATCGTCGATAGCACCGCGTCCGGCGAGGAGTCCACAATCCTCCCGAAGACCGGCCATTCGCTGACCACCGGGAACATCTCGATCTACCTCCAGCCGACGAACGGCGGCAAGGGCGCGGCACTTCGTCGAGGCTTCCGGCACGCGCGTGGGCGCATCGTCATCATCCAGGATGCAGACCTCGAGTACAACCCGCAGGAGTACTTCCAGCTCATCGATCCAATCGAGCGCGACCTTGCCGACGTCGTCTACGGGTCGAGGTTTCTCGGTGGGCCCCATCGCGTCCTCTTCTACAGACACTCGCTCGTGAACAAGGCCCTCACGCACCTCTCGAACATCTTCACGGACCTGAATCTGACGGACGTGTGGACGTGCTACAAGGTCTTCCGGCGAGAGGTTCTTCAGGGACTCACGTTGCGTGAGGAGCGGTTCGGCTTCGAACCCGAGGTGACGGCGAAGATCGCGCGAATGGGGTGCCGGGTGTTCGAGGTGCCGATCTCGTACGCCGGCCGAACCTACGAGGAGGGAAAGAAGATCGGCTTCCGGGACGCCGTCAGCGGGCTGCGCTGCGTATTCCGGTACAGCCTCTTCGGCTGA